One genomic window of Solanum stenotomum isolate F172 chromosome 9, ASM1918654v1, whole genome shotgun sequence includes the following:
- the LOC125877955 gene encoding growth-regulating factor 1-like produces the protein MMSSTGRSRFPFTANQWQELEHQALIYKYMVSGMPVPADLLYTIRRSLDSSLSSKLIIHQPHHIGWNCFQMGFGKKIDPEPGRCRRTDGKKWRCSKEAYPDSKYCERHMHRGRNRSRKPVEIMTTNNTSSTTTRPIIPPTAIPISSINKNTNTCSPTSFSYLTSSSSSTHEPHHNYPFLYRPPQDHTPKFLFESPPAYSRNGMKEEVGEHVFFSEASGTMTSTCGSNSLESDTWQLSPLTMSSSPMKQRTTYSPSQSTAHSYLQLQSLNESSRQNYYYHNDVEKEDHQPKKVMHHFFDEWPPKDNKHSWLDSDDKFSGLSKTQLSISIPNPSQDLFITTNEK, from the exons ATGATGAGTAGTACAGGAAGAAGTAGGTTTCCTTTCACAGCAAATCAGTGGCAAGAACTTGAACATCAAGCTCTTATTTACAAGTACATGGTCTCTGGAATGCCTGTTCCTGCTGATCTTCTCTATACCATTAGAAGGAGCTTGGATTCTTCTCTTTCCTCAAAGCTCATCATTCACCAACCACACCACA TTGGATGGAACTGTTTTCAGATGGGATTTGGGAAGAAAATAGATCCAGAGCCAGGGAGGTGCAGAAGAACAGATGGAAAGAAGTGGAGGTGTTCAAAAGAAGCTTATCCAGATTCTAAGTACTGTGAGAGACACATGCACAGAGGCAGAAACCGTTCAAGAAAGCCTGTGGAAATTATGACTACTAACAAcacatcatcaacaacaacaagaccTATAATACCTCCTACAGCAATTCCCATCTCATCAATCAACAAAAACACAAACACTTGTAGCCCCACTTCTTTCTCTTAtttaacttcttcttcttcatcaactCATGAACCCCACCATAACTATCCTTTTCTTTATAGACCCCCTCAAGACCATACCCCTAAATTCCTTTTCGAATCTCCTCCTGCTTATTCcag GAACGGAATGAAAGAGGAAGTAGGTGAGCATGTTTTCTTCTCAGAGGCATCAGGGACAATGACAAGTACTTGTGGATCGAATTCACTAGAGAGTGATACTTGGCAATTGTCACCACTTACAATGAGTTCTTCACCAATGAAACAGAGGACAACTTATTCACCTTCACAGAGTACAGCACATTCGTACTTACAACTTCAAAGCCTCAATGAATCTTCaagacaaaattattattatcataacGATGTCGAGAAAGAAGATCACCAGCCTAAGAAAGTAATGCATCATTTCTTTGATGAATGGCCACCCAAAGACAACAAACATTCATGGCTTGATTCTGATGACAAATTTTCAGGCCTTTCCAAAACTCAACTCTCAATTTCAATACCAAATCCCTCACAAGACTTGTTCATAACTACTAATG AGAAATGA